A stretch of the Orcinus orca chromosome 1, mOrcOrc1.1, whole genome shotgun sequence genome encodes the following:
- the LOC125961351 gene encoding histone H2B type 2-E-like: MPEPAKSAPASKKGSKKAVTKAQKKDGRKRKRSRKESYSIYVYKVLKQVHPDTGISSKAMGIMNSFVNDIFERIAGEASRLAHYNKRSTITSREIQTAVRLLLPGELAKHAVSEGTKAVTKYTSSK; this comes from the coding sequence ATGCCTGAGCCGGCAAAATCCGCCCCGGCGTCCAAGAAGGGCTCGAAGAAAGCTGTCACCAAAGCCCAGAAGAAGGACGGCAGGAAGCGCAAGCGCAGCCGCAAGGAGAGCTATTCCATCTATGTGTACAAGGTACTGAAGCAAGTGCACCCGGACACCGGCATCTCGTCCAAGGCCATGGGCATCATGAACTCGTTCGTCAACGACATCTTCGAGCGCATCGCGGGCGAAGCGTCGCGCCTGGCGCATTACAACAAGCGCTCGACCATCACCTCCCGGGAGATCCAGACGGCCGTGCGCCTGCTGCTGCCCGGCGAGCTGGCCAAGCACGCCGTGTCCGAGGGCACCAAGGCGGTCACCAAGTACACCAGCTCCAAGTGA
- the LOC101282199 gene encoding histone H2A type 2-A has product MSGRGKQGGKTRAKAKSRSSRAGLQFPVGRVHRLLRKGNYAERVGAGAPVYMAAVLEYLTAEILELAGNAARDNKKTRIIPRHLQLAIRNDEELNKLLGKVTIAQGGVLPNIQAVLLPKKTESHHKAKGK; this is encoded by the coding sequence ATGTCTGGTCGTGGCAAACAAGGAGGCAAGACTCGCGCTAAGGCCAAGTCGCGGTCGTCCCGCGCAGGTCTGCAGTTCCCGGTGGGGCGAGTGCACCGCCTGCTGCGCAAAGGCAACTACGCCGAGCGGGTGGGAGCCGGCGCGCCGGTGTACATGGCGGCAGTCCTCGAGTACCTGACCGCCGAAATCCTGGAGCTGGCGGGCAACGCGGCCCGAGACAACAAGAAGACGCGCATCATTCCTCGTCACCTGCAGTTGGCCATTCGTAATGACGAGGAGCTGAACAAGCTGTTGGGCAAAGTCACCATCGCCCAGGGCGGCGTTTTGCCGAACATTCAGGCCGTGTTGCTCCCCAAGAAGACGGAGAGCCACCACAAGGCGAAGGGCAAGTGA